In Raphanus sativus cultivar WK10039 chromosome 5, ASM80110v3, whole genome shotgun sequence, the following proteins share a genomic window:
- the LOC108862279 gene encoding UDP-glycosyltransferase 71B2-like encodes MRLELVFIPSPGDGHIRPLVEVAKLLVDRDENISVTVIIIPQMHGFSSGSSSSYIASLSSTTPSEPRLRYNVLSVLDEPNSDDPKQNFLTYIDNFKPHVRATVERLTGQPESRLAGFVVDMFCTAMIDVADELGVPSYLFYTSNATFLGLQSHVQYLNDVKKYDVSDLKDSDITELEVPSLSRPLPVKCFPSVMLSKEWIPLFISQARRFKETKGILVNTFAELEPQAMKFFSGGDNHLPEVYPVGPVLNIKTNGSDSADEKKAEILRWLDEQPRESVVFLCFGSMGGFREDQAKEIAIALERSGHRFLWSLRRAKPKGTMGPPGEFTNLEEILPEGFLDRTAKIGKIIGWAPQSAILANSAVRGFVSHCGWNSTLESIWFGVPIATWPLYAEQQVNAFEMVEELGLAVEIRNSFRADFMAAESELVTAEEIERGIHSLMEMDGEVKGRVKEMSEKSHVALMEGGSSHASILMFIQDVTKNLLNVPKS; translated from the coding sequence ATGAGACTGGAGCTGGTCTTCATACCATCACCTGGTGACGGCCATATCCGGCCATTAGTGGAGGTTGCTAAGCTCCTCGTCGACCGTGACGAAAACATCTCCGTCACCGTCATCATCATACCTCAAATGCATGGATTCAGCAGcggcagctcttcctcctacaTCGCTTCTCTCTCCTCCACCACCCCATCTGAGCCACGCCTTCGCTACAACGTTCTCTCCGTCCTCGATGAGCCAAACTCCGATGATCCCAAACAAAACTTCCTCACCTACATCGATAACTTCAAGCCGCACGTGAGAGCCACGGTGGAGAGGCTCACTGGTCAACCCGAGTCGCGGCTTGCTGGATTCGTGGTGGACATGTTCTGCACGGCAATGATCGATGTCGCCGACGAGCTGGGAGTTCCGAGCTACCTGTTTTACACCTCCAACGCTACGTTTCTCGGATTGCAATCTCATGTTCAGTACCTCAACGACGTTAAGAAATATGACGTCAGCGATTTAAAGGATTCGGACATAACTGAGTTGGAAGTCCCGAGTTTGTCACGTCCTTTACCAGTTAAGTGTTTCCCCTCCGTGATGCTGAGCAAGGAGTGGATACCGCTTTTTATTAGCCAGGCTAGAAGATTCAAAGAAaccaagggtattttggtaaataCGTTTGCTGAATTAGAGCCTCAAGCTATGAAGTTTTTCTCCGGCGGAGATAATCATCTTCCTGAGGTTTATCCAGTGGGACCCGTTTTGAACATTAAAACCAACGGTTCAGATTCAGCTGACGAAAAGAAAGCAGAGATCCTACGGTGGTTGGACGAGCAGCCTCGTGAATCAGTTGTGTTCCTCTGTTTTGGGAGCATGGGAGGATTCCGTGAAGACCAAGCAAAGGAGATTGCTATAGCCCTAGAACGAAGTGGTCATCGTTTCCTTTGGTCTCTCCGCCGTGCGAAGCCAAAGGGAACGATGGGACCTCCGGGAGAGTTTACAAACCTTGAAGAGATTCTCCCGGAGGGGTTCTTGGACCGGACCGCGAAGATAGGGAAGATTATCGGTTGGGCTCCACAGAGCGCCATACTGGCTAACTCTGCGGTCCGAGGATTCGTGTCGCATTGTGGATGGAACTCAACACTAGAGAGTATCTGGTTCGGTGTTCCGATAGCCACGTGGCCTCTTTACGCCGAGCAACAAGTTAACGCGTTCGAGATGGTGGAGGAGCTAGGGCTAGCGGTGGAGATCCGAAACTCTTTCCGAGCAGATTTTATGGCGGCGGAGTCCGAGTTAGTGACTGCGGAGGAGATAGAGAGGGGGATCCACAGTTTAATGGAAATGGATGGGGAAGTGAAGGGTCGAGTGAAGGAGATGAGTGAGAAGAGCCATGTGGCTTTGATGGAAGGTGGGTCTTCACATGCTTCTATTCTAATGTTCATTCAAGACGTCACAAAAAATCTATTGAATGTTCCCAAATCTTAG
- the LOC130512362 gene encoding peroxisome biogenesis protein 22-like, protein MAESSSSSSSPPSPTEEIVRLIKRLSAYVTFKMSSLFSTSIPNLDSRSIGAIAGLAIAVIFTWRAIRRPPGEPRRRQPKRRTMQSAESSSSSAAAAQSDVSLPHEDNGVQDVVDHFFQPVKPTLGQIVRQKLSEGRKVTCRLLGVILEESSPEELQKQATVRSSVLEVLLEITKYSDLYLMERVLDDESEARVLQALETAGVFNSGGLVKDKVLFCSTEIGRTSFVRQIEPDWHIDTNPEISTQLARFIKYQLHVSALKPERTAPNVFTSQSIEQFFGCA, encoded by the exons ATGGCGGAATCGTCTTCTTCGTCGTCGTCGCCGCCATCGCCTACCGAAGAGATTGTTCGATTGATCAAACGGTTAAGCGCTTACGTTACTTTCAAGATgtctagcctcttctctacATCTATTCCCAATCTG GATTCAAGATCTATTGGTGCTATAGCGGGGCTTGCGATAGCTGTGATATTCACATGGAGGGCTATAAGAAGACCACCAGGGGAGCCTCGAAGAAGGCAGCCAAAACGCAGGACGATGCAGTCAGCTGAATCCTCCTCCTCTAGTGCTGCTGCTGCTCAGTCAGATGTTTCTTTGCCTCATGAGGATAACGGAGTGCAAGATGTTGTTGATCACTTCTTTCAGCCTGTCAAA cctACACTGGGGCAGATTGTTAGGCAGAAGCTTAGTGAAGGAAGGAAG GTAACGTGCCGTCTTCTTGGAGTCATTCTTGAGGAATCAAGTCCAGAAGAACTCCAA AAACAAGCAACAGTGAGGTCATCGGTTCTGGAAGTTCTCCTAGAGATTACAAAGTATTCTGATTTATATCTCATGGAAAGAGTTCTTGACGACGAAAGTGAA GCCAGAGTTCTACAGGCTTTAGAGACTGCAGGTGTTTTCAACTCTGGTGGTTTGGTCAAAGATAAG GTCCTGTTCTGTAGTACAGAGATCGGAAGAACATCCTTTGTTAGACAAATAGAACCTGACTGGCATATTGATACAAACCCAGAGATCAGCACACAACTAGCT CGGTTCATCAAATACCAGCTTCACGTGTCTGCATTGAAACCAGAGCGAACGGCTCCCAACGTGTTCACCTCGCAGTCTATAGAGCAGTTCTTTGGATGTGcttaa
- the LOC108859022 gene encoding septum-promoting GTP-binding protein 1-like has product MAQSCVKVARTNNLKNLVNRRVLILRRFTRILLNRIVPCTPGKSQSYLLLSRAATPSPSVSRSLPPPVVDSDVARRTSVHDHDSSNRRSDSDLVSLKISLLGDPDTGKTCFLAKYVGGEKQVEMRELEKGIHCTDKTLSMGGARISYSICELQGAEKSRDLIPTACKDSVAILFMFDLTSRCTLNNVISWYQQARKSNQTAIPVMVGTKFDEFIQLPIDLQWTIASQARTYAKALNATLFFSSASYNINVNKIFKFVTAKLFDLPWTVERNLTVGEPIIDY; this is encoded by the exons ATGGCTCAATCCTGCGTTAAAGTCGCTCGAACCAACAATCTCAAGAACCTAGTGAACCGTCGTGTTTTGATTCTCCGTCGATTCACGCGCATTCTCCTGAACAGAATCGTCCCTTGCACTCCCGGCAAATCACAGAGTTATCTCTTGTTGTCACGCGCCGCCACTCCCTCTCCCAGTGTCTCTCGTTCTCTCCCTCCTCCGGTCGTGGACAGTGATGTCGCACGCCGCACATCGGTACACGACCACGACAGCAGCAACCGGAGATCTGACTCTGATCTTGTCTCTCTGAAAATCAGCCTCTTAGGAGATCCCGACACCGGAAAGACTTGCTTCCTG GCGAAGTATGTTGGCGGAGAGAAACAAGTTGAGATGAGAGAGTTGGAGAAAGGGATCCATTGTACGGACAAGACGTTATCCATGGGAGGAGCTCGCATTTCCTACAGTATCTGCGAGTTACAAG GCGCTGAGAAATCACGTGATCTAATCCCCACGGCTTGCAAGGACTCTGTAGCCATTCTCTTCATGTTCGATCTCACCAGTCGTTGCACACTCAACAA TGTGATTAGCTGGTATCAACAAGCTAGAAAGTCTAACCAG ACGGCGATTCCAGTTATGGTAGGAACAAAGTTTGATGAGTTTATTCAGCTTCCTATTGATCTGCAATGGACTATTGCTAGCCAGGCGAGGACCTACGCCAAGGCGCTAAACGCGACGCTCTTCTTCTCGAGTGCTTCATACAACATAAACGTAAATAAGATCTTCAAGTTTGTGACCGCGAAGCTCTTCGACTTACCATGGACTGTGGAGAGAAATCTCACCGTCGGAGAACCTATCATCGACTACTAG
- the LOC108862281 gene encoding UDP-glycosyltransferase 71B2-like, whose protein sequence is MKLELVLVPSTSHGHLPPLVEFSKLLVDGHDHLCVTVIIIPPRQELRTPSISSYIASLSTMPRDRLRFIVLSDADRSNSPNTEPDFLSYSESYKPAVKATVAKLYDQARPDLSKLVGFVVDMFCTQMIDVANEFEVPSYLFYPSSAVFLGLQIHMQYLCDVEKYDVGELKDSDTELEVPFLTRSLPAKCVPSVIVNDELPVVLSHARRFQETKGILIDTFSELEPQAVKFISGGDSHLPTVYAVGPVGLDSVDYKQTEVLRWLDDQPYRSVVFLCFGSMGGFNEEQAKEIAIALERTGYRFIWCLRRAAPTGPPREFTNLEEILPEGFLERTVEIGKVISWAPQRAVLSSPAIGGFVSHCGWNSILESVWFGVPVATLPLYAEQQLNAFEMVEEMGLAVEIRNHFQGEYMAAAETVTELITAEEIERGIRCLMKQDSDVRDGVKKMSEMSHMAVMDGGSSHAALVKFIQDVTDNIF, encoded by the coding sequence ATGAAACTAGAGCTAGTCCTTGTGCCATCAACTAGTCACGGCCACCTCCCTCCGTTAGTGGAGTTTTCTAAGCTCCTTGTCGACGGCCATGACCATCTCTGCGTTACCGTCATCATCATCCCTCCCAGGCAAGAACTCCGTACCCCAAGCATTTCCTCCTACATCGCTTCTCTCTCCACTATGCCTAGAGACCGCCTACGGTTCATCGTCCTATCCGATGCGGATAGGTCAAACTCCCCTAACACCGAGCCGGATTTCCTTTCCTACTCGGAGAGCTATAAACCCGCGGTGAAAGCAACGGTAGCTAAACTCTATGACCAGGCCCGACCGGATTTGAGTAAGCTTGTTGGGTTTGTGGTGGACATGTTCTGCACGCAAATGATCGATGTTGCCAACGAGTTCGAGGTTCCAAGTTACTTGTTCTATCCTTCAAGTGCAGTGTTTCTTGGCTTGCAGATTCATATGCAATATCTTTGTGACGTTGAGAAGTACGACGTGGGAGAGTTGAAAGACTCGGACACTGAGTTGGAAGTCCCGTTCCTGACCCGTTCTTTACCAGCGAAGTGCGTCCCATCCGTGATAGTAAACGATGAGTTACCTGTTGTTTTGAGCCACGCCAGAAGATTCCAAGAAACGAAGGGTATCTTGATAGATACGTTTTCTGAGCTGGAGCCTCAAGCTGTGAAGTTCATCTCCGGTGGAGATAGTCATCTTCCTACGGTGTATGCAGTGGGACCGGTTGGTCTTGACTCGGTGGACTATAAACAAACGGAGGTCCTACGGTGGCTTGATGATCAGCCGTACCGATCAGTTGTGTTCCTCTGCTTTGGAAGCATGGGAGGTTTCAATGAGGAACAAGCTAAAGAGATTGCCATCGCGCTTGAACGAACTGGCTACCGTTTCATCTGGTGTCTTCGCCGTGCTGCACCAACCGGACCTCCCAGAGAGTTTACGAATCTTGAAGAGATTCTTCCAGAGGGGTTCCTAGAAAGGACAGTGGAGATAGGTAAGGTTATAAGTTGGGCTCCACAGAGGGCTGTGCTGTCGAGTCCAGCCATTGGAGGGTTTGTGTCTCACTGCGGTTGGAACTCGATACTGGAAAGTGTATGGTTCGGGGTTCCGGTTGCCACGTTGCCGCTTTATGCTGAGCAACAGCTGAACGCATTCGAGATGGTGGAGGAGATGGGGCTAGCGGTGGAGATTAGGAATCATTTTCAAGGAGAATATATGGCGGCGGCGGAGACAGTAACGGAGTTGATAACAGCGGAGGAGATAGAGAGGGGAATACGGTGCTTGATGAAGCAGGATAGCGACGTGAGAGATGGAGTGAAGAAGATGAGTGAGATGAGTCACATGGCAGTAATGGACGGTGGATCTTCCCACGCTGCTCTTGTAAAGTTTATTCAAGACGTCACTGACAATATCTTTTGA
- the LOC108862283 gene encoding UDP-glycosyltransferase 71B7-like, which produces MQFELVFIPYPGIGHLRSAVEMAKLLVSRDDRLSITVLLLPSLPGGEVVSTAYVASLSAACINRLRYEIISGENTDQPTRLDIHIENQKPKVRLAVSKLVDDYSKLPDSPRLAGFVVDLFCTLMMDVANEFNVPTYLFYTSSAGLLGLGFHVQTLCDENRYGVSENDYEDSEDVLHVPSLTRPYPVKCLPHGLASKDWLPILVNQARRYREMKGILVNTAAEIEPYTLRVLNCGDAPPSYPVGPLLDLTSKEDKKGSDILEWLDQQPPRSVVFLCFGSMGGFSEKQAREIAVALERSGHRFLWSLQRASPPGEFENLEEVLPEGFFDRTKQIGKVIGWAPQVAVLAKPAVGGFVTHCGWNSTLESLWFGVPTAAWPLYAEQKFNAFEMVDELGLAVEIRKYWRNDRSVELVTAEEIERAIKCLMKQDSYVRKRVKEVSEKCHAALMDGGSSQTALNNFIQKVFENISLQG; this is translated from the coding sequence ATGCAATTTGAGCTTGTCTTCATACCATATCCGGGGATCGGCCATCTCAGGTCAGCCGTAGAGATGGCTAAGCTACTGGTCAGCCGAGACGACCGCCTCTCCATCACCGTACTGCTCCTTCCTTCCCTTCCCGGCGGAGAAGTCGTTTCTACCGCCTACGTAGCATCCCTTTCCGCTGCATGCATCAACCGTCTCCGCTATGAAATCATATCCGGCGAAAACACCGATCAACCTACGAGGCTCGACATCCACATAGAGAATCAGAAGCCAAAGGTGAGACTCGCCGTTTCAAAACTCGTCGACGACTACTCGAAGCTACCGGACTCGCCTCGTTTAGCCGGGTTCGTCGTCGACTTGTTCTGCACTTTGATGATGGATGTGGCTAACGAGTTTAACGTCCCGACCTATCTGTTTTACACGTCCAGCGCAGGACTTCTCGGGCTAGGGTTTCACGTTCAGACACTGTGCGATGAGAATAGGTACGGTGTGAGTGAAAACGATTACGAAGACTCTGAAGACGTGTTGCATGTCCCGAGTTTGACTCGTCCTTATCCGGTGAAGTGCCTTCCTCACGGCCTCGCGTCGAAAGATTGGCTACCGATCTTGGTAAATCAGGCAAGAAGATACAGAGAGATGAAGGGCATTTTGGTAAATACCGCTGCCGAGATTGAGCCTTATACGTTGCGAGTTCTCAACTGTGGTGATGCTCCTCCTAGTTATCCAGTGGGGCCGCTTTTAGACCTCACCTCCAAGGAAGACAAAAAAGGATCGGACATTTTAGAATGGCTCGACCAGCAACCACCTAGATCGGTAGTGTTCCTCTGTTTCGGGAGCATGGGTGGCTTCAGTGAGAAGCAAGCAAGAGAGATCGCCGTGGCGCTCGAGAGAAGTGGGCATCGTTTCCTCTGGTCTCTCCAACGAGCATCTCCACCCGGAGAGTTCGAAAATCTGGAGGAAGTTCTCCCGGAAGGATTCTTTGATCGGACAAAGCAGATAGGTAAAGTGATCGGTTGGGCCCCACAGGTTGCCGTGCTTGCTAAACCGGCGGTTGGAGGTTTTGTCACTCACTGTGGGTGGAACTCTACGCTGGAGAGTCTATGGTTCGGCGTTCCGACCGCAGCGTGGCCGTTGTACGCTGAGCAGAAGTTCAACGCTTTTGAGATGGTGGACGAACTTGGACTAGCCGTGGAGATAAGGAAGTATTGGCGCAACGATCGTTCCGTGGAGTTAGTGACGGCGGAAGAGATAGAGAGAGCAATCAAGTGTTTGATGAAGCAGGATAGCTATGTGAGGAAGAGAGTGAAGGAGGTGAGTGAGAAATGCCATGCTGCCCTAATGGATGGTGGGTCATCTCAAACTGCCTTGAACAACTTCATTCAAAAAGTGTTTGAGAATATCTCGTTACAAGGATAG
- the LOC108859737 gene encoding vascular-related unknown protein 1-like: MMDTFSCNSCEQNHAPFHRHDNDIDIDDSDHDHHDGVQQEESGWTTYLEDFSNQYGTHPEDNDHEDKSSCSILDASPSLVSDAATDAFSGRSFPVNFPVKLKFGKARTKKICEDDSLEDTASSPVNSPKISQMEHIQTPPRKHEDYVSSSFVMGNMRGVADHQIQIQEGDEQKMKMMRNLREGNNKSNINNMDLRSRGLCVVPISMLGNFNGRF, encoded by the exons ATGATGGATACATTCTCTTGTAATTCTTGTGAACAAAATCACGCCCCTTTCCACCGTCATGATAATGATATTGATATTGATGATTCCGATCATGATCATCATGATGGTGTTCAGCAAGAGGAGAGTGGATGGACAACTTATCTTGAAGATTTCTCAAATCAATACGGAACTCATCCTGAAGATAACGATCATGAAGATAAGAGTTCGTGCTCGATTCTGGACGCCTCTCCTTCTCTGGTCTCCGACGCCGCCACTGATGCCTTTTCTGGCCGGAGCTTTCCAGTTAATTTTCCGGTGAAGTTGAAGTTTGGGAAGGCAAGAACCAAAAAGATTTGTGAGGATGATTCTTTGGAGGATACGGCTAGCTCTCCGGTTAATAGCCCTAAG ATCAGTCAGATGGAGCATATTCAGACGCCTCCTAGAAAACACGAGGACTATGTATCTTCTAGTTTCGTTATG GGAAATATGAGGGGCGTGGCGGATCATCAAATCCAAATCCAAGAAGGAGATGAAcaaaagatgaagatgatgaggaaTCTCAGAGAAGGAAACAACAAAAGCAACATCAATAATATGGACTTGAGGAGTAGAGGATTATGCGTCGTCCCTATTTCCATGTTGGGTAATTTCAATGGCCGCTTCTGA